AAGAATATCGTTGATATGATGAACGGTGAAATATATGTAAAAAGTAAGATCAATAAGGGAAGTGAATTTACTGTTATACTTCACTTGAAGTCTCAGGATGATATAAAAAATAAAACTGTAAAAGAAGATAAAATAGAAAATAAAAATTATGATTTTAAAGGTAAAAAAATACCTTCTTGTAGAGGATAATAAACTCAATATGGATATAGCTTCCGAAATAATCGGGTATACGGGAGCAGATATAGAAAAGGCAGAGAATGGGAAAGAAGCTTTGGAAAAATACTTGATAAATAAAGAAAATTATTATGATTTGATAATAATGGATATCAGGATGCCGATAATGAATGGTTATGAGGCAACCGAGAAAATCAGAAATTCAGGACGAGATGACAGTGAGACGGTCCCTATAATCGCAATGACGGCAGATGCATTCAGCGACGATATAAGAAAAACAAAAGAAGCCGGAATGAATGCTCATATAACCAAACCTTTTGATATAAATAAATTAATGTCTGTAATGAATGAAATGATAAAATAAGAGGTATTTTACCTCTTATTTTTTAGTTTAATAATAAATCATACATATAATATGTATCATGAATATTTAAAACTTGACAATATTCGTTAAACATGGTAAAAATTAATAGTAAGTGTAAAATGATAGAGGTGCGGTGTTCATCAGTATTATATAATGGAATTGCGGTGATTTTATATAGGAAAGGGGATACTGCCGAAGGATTTATTTTTACCGAAAAAGTAAGTCCTGGTATATTACAGAATATGTAATGTACTGTCACAAAGATGTGGAGCGCTATCCTAAAGCAAATAATTGCCATAAATGCGTTTTACTTTTTTGTATGTCATTTATGGCTTTTTTAGTTATTGGCAGCGTTTGGCTAAAAAGTGATTTTTATATGTTTTTATTTATTAAAAAACGATAAACGTAATGCTGTAAAGTATAAAATTAAAGGGGTTTAATATGAAATCATCAAAGAAAAAGATCTATACCGGTCTTGCTAGTTTTATTTTTATAATAATGCTGGCTTTTCCGATTTTAGGTGCCGAAGCAAGTGAGGCAAAGCCGGCTATGTATGCTACTATATGGTCATTACTTCCTCCTCTTATTGCGATTATTCTTGCTTTGATCACCAAAGAAGTTTACAGTTCTCTGTTCATAGGTATTTTAATCGGAGGCGTGTTTTACGCAGGCGGACAATTTGAAGGATCTGTAACGCACATACTTAATGACGGGATAGTTAAAGTTCTCTCAGATAGTTACAACGTTGGGATACTGATATTCTTGGTTATCCTGGGTGCCATGGTTGCACTCATGAATAAGGCGGGAGGTTCCGCTGCATTCGGTAACTGGGCAAGTAAGCACATCAAAACCAGAGTAGGTGCACAGCTTGCAACTATTGCTCTTGGGGTACTCATATTCGTTGACGATTACTTCAACTGTTTGACGGTAGGAAGCGTTATGCGTCCTATTACGGATAAACATAAAGTATCTCGTGCAAAGCTTGCATACTTGATAGATGCTACCGCAGCACCTGTATGTATTATCGCTCCGATTTCATCATGGGCGGCTGCCGTTACGGGATTTGTTAAAGGTGCAGACGGATTTTCCATATTTATCAAAGCGATTCCATATAACTTTTACGCACTTCTTACCATAGTAATGATGATTAGTTTGGTGCTTATGAAAGTTGATTTCGGTTCTATGAAAAAACATGAAGATAATGCTTCAAAAGGAGATTTACATTCTATACTAAACTCGGGATATGTCGATGAGACCGAGGATGAAGTAAATGATAAAGGAAAAGTAATCGACCTTGTGATACCTGTTTTAACATTGATTGCTTGCTGTCTTATCGGAATGATATATAGCGGCGGATTTTTCTCAGGTACAGGATTTGTTGAATCTTTCTCAAACAGTGACGCATCTGTAGGGCTTTCTCTCGGAAGTATGTTTGCTCTTGTAATAACGATTGCTTTATATGTATTCAGAAGAGTACTTAATTTCAGAGAATGTATGGATTGTATACCTGAAGGATTTAAAGCTATGGTTCCTGCAATATTAATTTTAACATTTGCATGGTCATTAAAAGCAATGACAGATAGCTTAGGAGCAGGTGTATTCGTTGCAGACTTTGTTCAAAACAGCGCAAAAGGATTTATGAATTTCCTTCCTGCAATTATATTCCTTGTTGGATGTTTCCTTGCTTTTGCAACGGGTACTTCATGGGGGACATTTGGTATATTGATCCCTATCGTTGTTGATGTATTTGCAAATAATCCTACACTTATGATCATTTCAATTTCTGCTTGTATGGCAGGAGCGGTATGCGGAGACCACTGTTCTCCTATTTCGGATACAACTATCATGGCGTCCGCAGGGGCAAGGTGTAATCATGTTAACCATGTATCCACTCAGCTTCCTTACGCTATTACAGCGGCTGTTATATCTTTTATTACATATATAGTTGCAGGATTTACACAAAGTGCATTGATATCTCTTCCTGTTGGTATCATACTTATGATAGGAGTATTGTATTTTATCAAGAAAAGAAATGTAAGTGCTTAATAAACATAAAAAGGACACCTATAAGGTGTCTTTTTTGTTTTAAATAATTATTTATCGTTTTTATCTAAAATAATAATTAAAACTTTAATTTAATAAATATTTTGAATATTGAAAAAAATGTGAAATTATGCTAATATAAAAGAGCTTAAGTATTTTAAGCGTATAAATTTTAAAGGGTGAAAGGATATTAAGATTATGAAAAAGAAATTAGCTTTGGTACTTGCTTTATTCATGGTAGCCGGACTTACTTTATTCGGATGCGGAAGCAAAGACGAAAATGCAAAAAATGATGACAAAACATTTGTGGTAGGATTTGATGCTGAATTCCCTCCATACGGTTATAAAGATGATGACGGCAATTATATAGGTTTTGACCTTGATTTAGCTCAGGAAGTTTGCGACCGTAACGGCTGGACACTAAAAAAACAACCTGTTGACTGGGATTCAAAGGATATGGAAATCGACTCCGGAACAATTGATTGTATTTGGAACGGATTTACGATGAACGGAAGAGAAGACGATTATACATGGACAAAACCATACATAGACAATAAACAAATAATCGTAGTAAACAAGAAAACAGGGATCAAAAACTTTAAAGGTCTTAAAGGCAAGACTGTAGAAACTCAAAAAGACTCTTCTGCACTTGCGGCACTTCAAGGAGATCAGAAGAAATTAGCGTCTACTTTTGCTACTTTGACCGAAGTTGCGGATTATAATTCTGCATTTATGGATCTTGAATCGGGTGCATGCGATGCTATAGCAATGGATATAGGTGTCGCAAATTATCAAATAAATTCAAGAAAGAATGCTTCCGATTTTGAAGTATTGGATGAAGTTATTTCTTCGGAAAAATATGCGGTTGGTTTCAAAAAAGGTAATACAGAACTTAGAGATAAAGTACAAAAAACTTTAGATGAAATGGCTAAAGACGGAACAGTAAATAAGATTGCAGATAAATATGCAGACTTCGGAGTTCCGGGTTCACTTTGTATAGGTAAATAGATTTATAACTTTGTTATTTATATATTTATTTAGAGCATAAATAAAAAATCGGTTATTTGAAAATATATTTTATAATATAAAATGACCGTAATAAAAAAAGAATATTTTAAAGATTTAAAAAATAGGTTGTGTTTTATTCAAATTTAAGGCAGAATATAATTTTGATCTTTAAAGTAAATATAACAGACATATAAATAAATCACAATAAACGTGATAAAAGTATTTAGGAGTATAACTGTATGAATTTAGGAGCAATGTTTACCGATTTAAGCAGCGGTATGGTAACATCTATAGAAATATTTGTGCTTACCTTGCTTTTTTCTCTTCCTCTCGGGCTTGTAGTAGCCTTTGGAAGAATGTCAAAAATAGCACCTGTAAGGTGGCTGGTTAAAATTTATATATCAATAATGAGAGGAACACCCCTTATGTTACAGCTCATGGTTGTATTTTGGGGACCGTATTACATATTCGGTATGCAGATTTCCAGCAGTTATAGAATGGTTGCGGTGCTTATAGGGTTTGCGGTAAACTATGCTGCTTATTTTGCGGAAATATACAGAGGGGGGATAGAATCTATGCCCGACGGACAGTATGAAGCCGCAAAATTGCTTGGATACAATAAATTCCAAACTTTCTTTATTATTATTTTTCCGCAGGTAATAAAGAGGATACTTCCCGCTACTGCAAACGAAGTGATAACACTGGTAAAAGATACATCTCTATCTTTCGTTATAGCGATACCCGAAATGTTTACAATGGCGAAACAGATCGCTGCGGCTCAGTCTTCCGTAGCCGCGTTCATCGCTGCTGGACTGTTCTACTACATATTTAACTTTATAGTTGCCTTTGTAATGGAAGGTATCGAAAAGAAGTTAAGCTATTATAAATAAGGAGGAATATCATGAGTTTACTTGAAATGAAAAATATTAAAAAGAGTTTTGATGATGTAGAAGTATTAAAAGATATTTCTCTTAAAGTAGAAAAGGGAGAGGTCCTTTGTATAATCGGTCCTTCGGGATCCGGCAAATCCACTCTTTTAAGATGTGCTACAAACCTTGAAACAAAGGACAGCGGCGAAATAAATTACCAGGGGAGTTTCGGACTTGTATTCCAAAATTTCAATTTATTCCCTCATCATACGGTCATGAAGAACATAGTAAATGCTCCCATAAAAGTTCAGAAGAGAGATAAGGACGAAGTCTATAAAGAAGCCAAGTCACTTCTTAAAAAAATGGGACTTGAAGATAAAGAAAATGCTTATCCCTGCGAATTATCGGGAGGGCAGCAGCAGAGGGTATCTATTGCAAGGGCACTTGCCATGAACCCCGACATTTTGTTTTTCGATGAGCCGACATCGGCTTTGGACCCTGAACTGACAGGGGAGATACTCAAAGTCATAAAGGATTTGGCTGCGGAGGATATGACCATGGTCATAGTTACCCATGAGATGAATTTTGCAAAGAATGTTGCTGACTATATAATATTTATGGAAAACGGATATATCGTCGAACAGGGAAGCCCCGAAGAAGTCTTTGCCTCTCAAAATACAAGAATGAAAGAATTCCTCGGTAAATTTGAAAATGAATAATTATGAAGGTGTGATATATTATCACACCTTTTTTATTTATGCTTACGTTTATGATATAATTAATAAAAGGAGATATATTATGAAAATGCCTGAAGTATCAGATGAAATCATGTTTGCACCCTGCGGGATGAACTGTACGATCTGTTACAGACACTGTTTCAGTAAAAGACCTTGTGAGGGATGCTTAAAGGGGGACAGAGATAAACCTAAGCACTGCAGAGTTTGTAAAATCAAAGACTGCGTTAGAGAACAGGGATATAAATACTGTTATGAATGCGGTGATTTTCCGTGTAAGCTGATAAAAAATCTAGAGAGAAGCTATAAGAAATATAAGGTAAGTTTGATAGAAAACAGTTTAACTGTCAGAGAAAAAGGAATCGGAGTATTTATCCTTGAACAGCGAGAAAAATATAAGTGCAGTGAATGTAAGGGGATAATCTCCATTCACGACAGAGTTTGCAGTGAATGCAATAAAGACTATAATGAAATACTTTGATACAAAAACCCTCCATTATATCACCTGAGTTTTATTAAATGATAAAATGTGTTAAAAAGGAGGTTATTAATGAATACTTATAAGACATCCGAGATTGCAAAAATAGTTGGTATACATCCAAACACCGTAAGGCTTTACGAAGAAATAGGCTTTATCCCAAAAGTAAACAGATTAGAGAACGGATATAGAGTATTTACAGATTTACATATCAAACAGTTTAAGATTGCCAGAAGAGCCTTAAGTATAGAGGTTCTGCAAAACGGACTCAGAAAGAGGGCTATAGAAATAATAACAACTTCTGCTAAAATGGATTATGATAAATCATTGATGTTGGTCAAAGATTATATAAATCAATTGGATATGGAAATTAATAATGCAGAAGAAGCCATTACAATAACTAAGAAGCTTTTAAATCAAGATTATGAATTGAATGGAAAAGTACTAAAAAGAAAAGAAGTATCCGCACTTCTTGATATTTCCATAGATACATTGAGGAACTGGGAAATGAACGGACTGATAAAGATAAAGAGGAAAGAAAACGGATATAGGATATATAACGATGAAGATATAAGAAAACTTAAGATAATTCGAACCTTGAGATGTGCAAATTACTCTTTGTCTTCAATCTTAAGAATGTTAAATGAACTATCGGTCGATCCTGATATAGATATAAAAGAAGTAATAGGGATGAGGGAAAATGACGAGGATATAATAACCGCTTGTGATAAACTCCTTAAATCTTTAAGTACCACAAAGGTTAATGCTTTAATCATAAAAGAAGAAATTGCAAAACTTAAAATCGATTATAAAAACAACCCTCCACTTTAACACCATAGTTTTATATGGTGTTATTATTTTGTAAAAATATAGGAGGAGATATATATTGAAAAAAACTATTGAAGTTAAAAATTTAAGCAAAAGTTATCAAGGAGTCAGTGTAGTAAAAAATCTTAGCTTTGATGTTAAAAGAGGCGAAGTATTTGGGCTGCTGGGTGCTAACGGAGCGGGAAAGAGTACTACAATAGAATGTATTTTAGGGACTCGTTCTATGGACAGTGGCAGTGCTTTTATTTTAGGTATGAGTCCTAAAAACGAGAGAAAAAATATATTTGAACAAGTCGGTGTTCAATTTCAGGAAACAAACTATCCTGATAAGATAAAAATATGGGAACTATGTGAAGAAACAGAAAGTCTTTACAATGATACAAAGGATTATAATATCCTTTTAAAAGAGTTCGGATTATATGAGAAGAGGAAAAATTATATTGCAGAACTTTCCGGAGGTCAGAAACAGAGATTATTTATAGTCTTAGCTTTGATACCAAATCCTAAAGTGGTATTTTTAGATGAGCTTACGACAGGTCTTGATACAAAGGCGAGAAGGGATGTTTGGAAATGTCTTCTTGATTTAAAGAAAAAAGGACTTACTATTTTACTTACATCTCATTTTATGGATGAAGTGGAAGAACTTTGTGATAATATTTTGATACTAAAAAAGGGAAATGAAGTATATAGAGGCAGTGTAGATAAAGCCATTAAAAACAGTCCTTATGAAAATTTTGAAGATGCGTATTTATGGTATTCGGGGGAGGAAAACTGATATGAAAACATTTTGTAAAATGCTTAAGACAGAATTTAAATTATCATTGAGAGGAATGGATATGTTTATTTTTTCAATATGTATGCCTCTTGTTATATTGGTGGTTTTGGGATTGGTATTCAATGGTAAGCCCGCTTATGATGGTACTGAATATTCATTTTTATCACTGTCTTTCGGCTCCATATCCACTATAGGGATATGTGCGGGAGGATTGATGGGGCTTCCTTTGGTTATTTCTGATTACAGGAATAAAAAGATACTAAAGAGATTTAAAGTAACACCCGTAAATCAAGTCACGATTTTACTGGTGCAGGTAAGTATTTATGCAATATACTCTTTTGTATCATTGATACTGCTTTATATTTGTTCATTTTTGTTTTTTGACTTTGCCGTTAAAGGGTCAATATTTACTTTTATGGGAGGATTTAT
This region of Anaerofustis stercorihominis DSM 17244 genomic DNA includes:
- a CDS encoding DUF3795 domain-containing protein; protein product: MKMPEVSDEIMFAPCGMNCTICYRHCFSKRPCEGCLKGDRDKPKHCRVCKIKDCVREQGYKYCYECGDFPCKLIKNLERSYKKYKVSLIENSLTVREKGIGVFILEQREKYKCSECKGIISIHDRVCSECNKDYNEIL
- a CDS encoding Na+/H+ antiporter NhaC family protein, which translates into the protein MKSSKKKIYTGLASFIFIIMLAFPILGAEASEAKPAMYATIWSLLPPLIAIILALITKEVYSSLFIGILIGGVFYAGGQFEGSVTHILNDGIVKVLSDSYNVGILIFLVILGAMVALMNKAGGSAAFGNWASKHIKTRVGAQLATIALGVLIFVDDYFNCLTVGSVMRPITDKHKVSRAKLAYLIDATAAPVCIIAPISSWAAAVTGFVKGADGFSIFIKAIPYNFYALLTIVMMISLVLMKVDFGSMKKHEDNASKGDLHSILNSGYVDETEDEVNDKGKVIDLVIPVLTLIACCLIGMIYSGGFFSGTGFVESFSNSDASVGLSLGSMFALVITIALYVFRRVLNFRECMDCIPEGFKAMVPAILILTFAWSLKAMTDSLGAGVFVADFVQNSAKGFMNFLPAIIFLVGCFLAFATGTSWGTFGILIPIVVDVFANNPTLMIISISACMAGAVCGDHCSPISDTTIMASAGARCNHVNHVSTQLPYAITAAVISFITYIVAGFTQSALISLPVGIILMIGVLYFIKKRNVSA
- a CDS encoding MerR family transcriptional regulator, encoding MNTYKTSEIAKIVGIHPNTVRLYEEIGFIPKVNRLENGYRVFTDLHIKQFKIARRALSIEVLQNGLRKRAIEIITTSAKMDYDKSLMLVKDYINQLDMEINNAEEAITITKKLLNQDYELNGKVLKRKEVSALLDISIDTLRNWEMNGLIKIKRKENGYRIYNDEDIRKLKIIRTLRCANYSLSSILRMLNELSVDPDIDIKEVIGMRENDEDIITACDKLLKSLSTTKVNALIIKEEIAKLKIDYKNNPPL
- a CDS encoding ABC transporter permease; this translates as MKTFCKMLKTEFKLSLRGMDMFIFSICMPLVILVVLGLVFNGKPAYDGTEYSFLSLSFGSISTIGICAGGLMGLPLVISDYRNKKILKRFKVTPVNQVTILLVQVSIYAIYSFVSLILLYICSFLFFDFAVKGSIFTFMGGFILVMFTMFSIGIMVGGIAPNTQTASVIASILYFPMLIFSGATLPYEIMPKVMQDIVNFLPLTQGIKILKAAVLGFEFQNILPAFLVMVVITAVCSIISIKYFRWE
- a CDS encoding ABC transporter ATP-binding protein — translated: MKKTIEVKNLSKSYQGVSVVKNLSFDVKRGEVFGLLGANGAGKSTTIECILGTRSMDSGSAFILGMSPKNERKNIFEQVGVQFQETNYPDKIKIWELCEETESLYNDTKDYNILLKEFGLYEKRKNYIAELSGGQKQRLFIVLALIPNPKVVFLDELTTGLDTKARRDVWKCLLDLKKKGLTILLTSHFMDEVEELCDNILILKKGNEVYRGSVDKAIKNSPYENFEDAYLWYSGEEN
- a CDS encoding amino acid ABC transporter substrate-binding protein — translated: MKKKLALVLALFMVAGLTLFGCGSKDENAKNDDKTFVVGFDAEFPPYGYKDDDGNYIGFDLDLAQEVCDRNGWTLKKQPVDWDSKDMEIDSGTIDCIWNGFTMNGREDDYTWTKPYIDNKQIIVVNKKTGIKNFKGLKGKTVETQKDSSALAALQGDQKKLASTFATLTEVADYNSAFMDLESGACDAIAMDIGVANYQINSRKNASDFEVLDEVISSEKYAVGFKKGNTELRDKVQKTLDEMAKDGTVNKIADKYADFGVPGSLCIGK
- a CDS encoding amino acid ABC transporter permease, translated to MNLGAMFTDLSSGMVTSIEIFVLTLLFSLPLGLVVAFGRMSKIAPVRWLVKIYISIMRGTPLMLQLMVVFWGPYYIFGMQISSSYRMVAVLIGFAVNYAAYFAEIYRGGIESMPDGQYEAAKLLGYNKFQTFFIIIFPQVIKRILPATANEVITLVKDTSLSFVIAIPEMFTMAKQIAAAQSSVAAFIAAGLFYYIFNFIVAFVMEGIEKKLSYYK
- a CDS encoding response regulator, with product MILKVKKYLLVEDNKLNMDIASEIIGYTGADIEKAENGKEALEKYLINKENYYDLIIMDIRMPIMNGYEATEKIRNSGRDDSETVPIIAMTADAFSDDIRKTKEAGMNAHITKPFDINKLMSVMNEMIK
- a CDS encoding amino acid ABC transporter ATP-binding protein → MSLLEMKNIKKSFDDVEVLKDISLKVEKGEVLCIIGPSGSGKSTLLRCATNLETKDSGEINYQGSFGLVFQNFNLFPHHTVMKNIVNAPIKVQKRDKDEVYKEAKSLLKKMGLEDKENAYPCELSGGQQQRVSIARALAMNPDILFFDEPTSALDPELTGEILKVIKDLAAEDMTMVIVTHEMNFAKNVADYIIFMENGYIVEQGSPEEVFASQNTRMKEFLGKFENE